A genomic stretch from Lathyrus oleraceus cultivar Zhongwan6 chromosome 2, CAAS_Psat_ZW6_1.0, whole genome shotgun sequence includes:
- the LOC127118878 gene encoding oxysterol-binding protein-related protein 1C isoform X1, giving the protein MPPLPSSILARSELFSRPASHIVNHSISSGGDCSRGSQRHEQNQLAVIPTAIDVRINDLVGNGISGILQKWVNYGKGWRPRWFVLQDGVLSYYKIHGPDKIVINPETEKGFKVIGDESMRIISRNKNSQYSQHWRKPFGEIHLQVSTIRESRSDEKRFSIFTGTKTLHLRAETREDRVAWVEALYAVKDMFPRMSNCELMAPVDNSAISTEKLRHRLMEEGVSEAAIQDSEEIMRNEYAALQSQLLLLKQKQLALIDNLSQLETEKVDLENTVVDESQRKRQGNDQEASSILGQEKFSEASACGSEDDNERNDAAEEETDDDDDDATFFDTRDFVSSSSSFKSNGSDLKASSFSSDDEGLSAIEFEEDTDPSIRSVGTNYPRVKRRKKLPEPVEKEKGVSLWSLIKDNIGKDLTKVCLPVYFNEPLSSLQKCCEEMEYSYLLDRAYEWGRRGNTLLRILNVAAFAVSAYASTDGRICKPFNPLLGETYEADFPDKGFRFVSEKVSHHPTIVACHCEGMGWKFWADSNLKSKFWGRSIQLDPVGILTLEFDDGEVFQWSKVTTSIYNLILGKLYCDHYGSMRIQGNGAYSCKLKFKEQSIIDRNPRQVQGVVQDRNGKTLATLIGKWDDSMYYVNGDYGGKGKGYESLPEAHLLWKRSKPPKFPTRYNLTRFAITLNELTPGLKEKLPPTDSRLRPDQRYLENGEYEMANSEKLRLEQRQRQAGKMQASGWEPQWFAKDKSSGTYRYAGGYWEARQQRNWNSCPNIFGQIPSDHLLDQG; this is encoded by the exons ATGCCTCCTCTTCCGTCCTCCATTTTGGCGAGATCCGAACTGTTCTCCCGACCTGCAAGCCACATCGTCAACCACAGTATCTCCAGCGGCGGTGATTGCAGCCGCGGAAGTCAGCGGCACGAGCAAAATCAGTTGGCAGTGATTCCGACGGCGATTGATGTGAGGATCAACGACCTGGTCGGGAACGGAATATCAGGAATACTTCAGAAGTGGGTGAACTATGGTAAAGGATGGAGGCCTCGGTGGTTCGTGCTACAAGATGGTGTTCTCTCCTATTACAAGATTCATGGACCTGATAAGATCGTAATCAATCCAGAAACTGAGAAAGGATTCAAGGTCATCGGTGACGAGTCCATGCGTATCATCTCTCGCAACAAAAATTCTCAGTACTCCCAACATTGGCGAAAGCCTTTTGGTGAAATCCATCTTCAG GTTTCAACTATTCGCGAGAGCAGATCGGATGAAAAACGGTTTTCCATTTTCACTGGTACAAAGACACTGCACTTAAGGGCTGAGACCCGTGAGGATCGGGTGGCATGGGTGGAGGCCTTATATGCGGTCAAAGATATGTTTCCTCGGATGTCCAACTGTGAGCTGATGGCTCCTGTGGACAATTCGGCTATTTCAACTGAAAAGTTGAGGCACCGACTTATGGAAGAAGGTGTTAGTGAGGCCGCCATTCAGGATAGTGAGGAAATTATGAGAAATGAGTACGCAGCTCTACAAAGCCAGCTTTTGCTACTTAAGCAGAAACAGTTGGCACTAATTGATAATTTAAGCCAATTGGAG ACAGAGAAGGTTGACCTGGAAAACACTGTTGTTGATGAGAGCCAAAGAAAAAGACAAGGGAATGATCAAGAGGCTTCCTCTATATTGGGGCAGGAAAAGTTTAGTG AAGCAAGTGCATGTGGGTCTGAGGATGACAATGAGAGAAATGACGCAGCAGAGGAAGAAACagacgatgatgatgatgatgccACCTTTTTTGACACACGTGATTTTGTATCATCGTCCAGTTCTTTTAAAAGTAATGGATCTGATTTAAAGGCTTCATCCTTTTCTTCAGATGATGAAGGACTCTCTGCAATTGAATTTGAGGAGGATACAGATCCTTCTATTAGATCTGTTGGGACCAACTACCCTCGGGTTAAGCGGCGTAAAAAATTGCCCGAACCTGTTGAGAAAGAGAAAGGCGTCAGTCTTTGGTCATTGATTAAGGATAATATTGGGAAGGATCTAACTAAAGTATGTCTCCCTGTTTATTTTAATGAACCTCTCTCCTCTCTTCAAAAATGCTGTGAAGAAATGGAGTACTCATATCTCCTTGACCGAGCTTATGAATGGGGAAGAAGA GGCAATACTCTTTTGAGGATTCTCAATGTTGCTGCTTTTGCTGTATCTGCCTATGCTTCAACTGATGGGAGAATTTGCAAACCGTTTAATCCATTACTGGGGGAGACATATGAGGCTGACTTTCCAGATAAAGGCTTTCGTTTCGTTTCAGAGAAG GTCAGTCACCACCCTACGATAGTTGCGTGTCACTGTGAAGGTATGGGCTGGAAATTTTGGGCAGATAGCAACTTAAAGAGCAAATTTTGGGGCCGATCAATTCAACTCGATCCTGTTGGTATTTTGACATTAGAGTTTGACGATGGTGAAGTGTTCCAGTGGAGCAAG GTTACTACATCAATATACAATCTCATTTTGGGAAAGTTGTATTGTGATCATTATGGTTCAATGCGCATTCAGGGAAATGGAGCATACTCATGTAAACTGAAATTCAAGGAACAATCTATAATTGATCGCAATCCTCGCCAG GTTCAAGGTGTTGTTCAGGACAGAAATGGAAAAACATTGGCTACATTAATTGGAAAATGGGACGACAGCATGTATTATGTTAATGGCGACTATGGTGGAAAGGGAAAAGGCTATGAATCATTGCCGGAAGCACATCTACTATGGAAGCGGAGCAAGCCTCCCAAGTTTCCTACTAGATATAACTTAACTCGTTTTGCCATCACACTAAACGAACTTACCCCAGGATTAAAG GAAAAGCTACCACCTACGGATTCCAGgttaagaccagatcagaggTATTTGGAAAATGGGGAGTATGAGATGGCAAATTCAGAAAAATTACGGCTAGAGCAGCGACAACGACAG GCTGGGAAGATGCAAGCTAGTGGTTGGGAACCACAATGGTTTGCCAAGGATAAATCAAGCGGTACTTACCGCTACGCAGGAGGATACTGGGAGGCGCGACAACAAAGGAATTGGAACTCCTGTCCTAATATTTTCGGACAAATTCCTTCTGATCATCTCTTAGACCAAGGTTAA
- the LOC127118878 gene encoding oxysterol-binding protein-related protein 1C isoform X2: MPPLPSSILARSELFSRPASHIVNHSISSGGDCSRGSQRHEQNQLAVIPTAIDVRINDLVGNGISGILQKWVNYGKGWRPRWFVLQDGVLSYYKIHGPDKIVINPETEKGFKVIGDESMRIISRNKNSQYSQHWRKPFGEIHLQVSTIRESRSDEKRFSIFTGTKTLHLRAETREDRVAWVEALYAVKDMFPRMSNCELMAPVDNSAISTEKLRHRLMEEGVSEAAIQDSEEIMRNEYAALQSQLLLLKQKQLALIDNLSQLETEKVDLENTVVDESQRKRQGNDQEASSILGQEKFSASACGSEDDNERNDAAEEETDDDDDDATFFDTRDFVSSSSSFKSNGSDLKASSFSSDDEGLSAIEFEEDTDPSIRSVGTNYPRVKRRKKLPEPVEKEKGVSLWSLIKDNIGKDLTKVCLPVYFNEPLSSLQKCCEEMEYSYLLDRAYEWGRRGNTLLRILNVAAFAVSAYASTDGRICKPFNPLLGETYEADFPDKGFRFVSEKVSHHPTIVACHCEGMGWKFWADSNLKSKFWGRSIQLDPVGILTLEFDDGEVFQWSKVTTSIYNLILGKLYCDHYGSMRIQGNGAYSCKLKFKEQSIIDRNPRQVQGVVQDRNGKTLATLIGKWDDSMYYVNGDYGGKGKGYESLPEAHLLWKRSKPPKFPTRYNLTRFAITLNELTPGLKEKLPPTDSRLRPDQRYLENGEYEMANSEKLRLEQRQRQAGKMQASGWEPQWFAKDKSSGTYRYAGGYWEARQQRNWNSCPNIFGQIPSDHLLDQG, translated from the exons ATGCCTCCTCTTCCGTCCTCCATTTTGGCGAGATCCGAACTGTTCTCCCGACCTGCAAGCCACATCGTCAACCACAGTATCTCCAGCGGCGGTGATTGCAGCCGCGGAAGTCAGCGGCACGAGCAAAATCAGTTGGCAGTGATTCCGACGGCGATTGATGTGAGGATCAACGACCTGGTCGGGAACGGAATATCAGGAATACTTCAGAAGTGGGTGAACTATGGTAAAGGATGGAGGCCTCGGTGGTTCGTGCTACAAGATGGTGTTCTCTCCTATTACAAGATTCATGGACCTGATAAGATCGTAATCAATCCAGAAACTGAGAAAGGATTCAAGGTCATCGGTGACGAGTCCATGCGTATCATCTCTCGCAACAAAAATTCTCAGTACTCCCAACATTGGCGAAAGCCTTTTGGTGAAATCCATCTTCAG GTTTCAACTATTCGCGAGAGCAGATCGGATGAAAAACGGTTTTCCATTTTCACTGGTACAAAGACACTGCACTTAAGGGCTGAGACCCGTGAGGATCGGGTGGCATGGGTGGAGGCCTTATATGCGGTCAAAGATATGTTTCCTCGGATGTCCAACTGTGAGCTGATGGCTCCTGTGGACAATTCGGCTATTTCAACTGAAAAGTTGAGGCACCGACTTATGGAAGAAGGTGTTAGTGAGGCCGCCATTCAGGATAGTGAGGAAATTATGAGAAATGAGTACGCAGCTCTACAAAGCCAGCTTTTGCTACTTAAGCAGAAACAGTTGGCACTAATTGATAATTTAAGCCAATTGGAG ACAGAGAAGGTTGACCTGGAAAACACTGTTGTTGATGAGAGCCAAAGAAAAAGACAAGGGAATGATCAAGAGGCTTCCTCTATATTGGGGCAGGAAAAGTTTAGTG CAAGTGCATGTGGGTCTGAGGATGACAATGAGAGAAATGACGCAGCAGAGGAAGAAACagacgatgatgatgatgatgccACCTTTTTTGACACACGTGATTTTGTATCATCGTCCAGTTCTTTTAAAAGTAATGGATCTGATTTAAAGGCTTCATCCTTTTCTTCAGATGATGAAGGACTCTCTGCAATTGAATTTGAGGAGGATACAGATCCTTCTATTAGATCTGTTGGGACCAACTACCCTCGGGTTAAGCGGCGTAAAAAATTGCCCGAACCTGTTGAGAAAGAGAAAGGCGTCAGTCTTTGGTCATTGATTAAGGATAATATTGGGAAGGATCTAACTAAAGTATGTCTCCCTGTTTATTTTAATGAACCTCTCTCCTCTCTTCAAAAATGCTGTGAAGAAATGGAGTACTCATATCTCCTTGACCGAGCTTATGAATGGGGAAGAAGA GGCAATACTCTTTTGAGGATTCTCAATGTTGCTGCTTTTGCTGTATCTGCCTATGCTTCAACTGATGGGAGAATTTGCAAACCGTTTAATCCATTACTGGGGGAGACATATGAGGCTGACTTTCCAGATAAAGGCTTTCGTTTCGTTTCAGAGAAG GTCAGTCACCACCCTACGATAGTTGCGTGTCACTGTGAAGGTATGGGCTGGAAATTTTGGGCAGATAGCAACTTAAAGAGCAAATTTTGGGGCCGATCAATTCAACTCGATCCTGTTGGTATTTTGACATTAGAGTTTGACGATGGTGAAGTGTTCCAGTGGAGCAAG GTTACTACATCAATATACAATCTCATTTTGGGAAAGTTGTATTGTGATCATTATGGTTCAATGCGCATTCAGGGAAATGGAGCATACTCATGTAAACTGAAATTCAAGGAACAATCTATAATTGATCGCAATCCTCGCCAG GTTCAAGGTGTTGTTCAGGACAGAAATGGAAAAACATTGGCTACATTAATTGGAAAATGGGACGACAGCATGTATTATGTTAATGGCGACTATGGTGGAAAGGGAAAAGGCTATGAATCATTGCCGGAAGCACATCTACTATGGAAGCGGAGCAAGCCTCCCAAGTTTCCTACTAGATATAACTTAACTCGTTTTGCCATCACACTAAACGAACTTACCCCAGGATTAAAG GAAAAGCTACCACCTACGGATTCCAGgttaagaccagatcagaggTATTTGGAAAATGGGGAGTATGAGATGGCAAATTCAGAAAAATTACGGCTAGAGCAGCGACAACGACAG GCTGGGAAGATGCAAGCTAGTGGTTGGGAACCACAATGGTTTGCCAAGGATAAATCAAGCGGTACTTACCGCTACGCAGGAGGATACTGGGAGGCGCGACAACAAAGGAATTGGAACTCCTGTCCTAATATTTTCGGACAAATTCCTTCTGATCATCTCTTAGACCAAGGTTAA
- the LOC127118878 gene encoding oxysterol-binding protein-related protein 1C isoform X4, which produces MPPLPSSILARSELFSRPASHIVNHSISSGGDCSRGSQRHEQNQLAVIPTAIDVRINDLVGNGISGILQKWVNYGKGWRPRWFVLQDGVLSYYKIHGPDKIVINPETEKGFKVIGDESMRIISRNKNSQYSQHWRKPFGEIHLQTEKVDLENTVVDESQRKRQGNDQEASSILGQEKFSASACGSEDDNERNDAAEEETDDDDDDATFFDTRDFVSSSSSFKSNGSDLKASSFSSDDEGLSAIEFEEDTDPSIRSVGTNYPRVKRRKKLPEPVEKEKGVSLWSLIKDNIGKDLTKVCLPVYFNEPLSSLQKCCEEMEYSYLLDRAYEWGRRGNTLLRILNVAAFAVSAYASTDGRICKPFNPLLGETYEADFPDKGFRFVSEKVSHHPTIVACHCEGMGWKFWADSNLKSKFWGRSIQLDPVGILTLEFDDGEVFQWSKVTTSIYNLILGKLYCDHYGSMRIQGNGAYSCKLKFKEQSIIDRNPRQVQGVVQDRNGKTLATLIGKWDDSMYYVNGDYGGKGKGYESLPEAHLLWKRSKPPKFPTRYNLTRFAITLNELTPGLKEKLPPTDSRLRPDQRYLENGEYEMANSEKLRLEQRQRQAGKMQASGWEPQWFAKDKSSGTYRYAGGYWEARQQRNWNSCPNIFGQIPSDHLLDQG; this is translated from the exons ATGCCTCCTCTTCCGTCCTCCATTTTGGCGAGATCCGAACTGTTCTCCCGACCTGCAAGCCACATCGTCAACCACAGTATCTCCAGCGGCGGTGATTGCAGCCGCGGAAGTCAGCGGCACGAGCAAAATCAGTTGGCAGTGATTCCGACGGCGATTGATGTGAGGATCAACGACCTGGTCGGGAACGGAATATCAGGAATACTTCAGAAGTGGGTGAACTATGGTAAAGGATGGAGGCCTCGGTGGTTCGTGCTACAAGATGGTGTTCTCTCCTATTACAAGATTCATGGACCTGATAAGATCGTAATCAATCCAGAAACTGAGAAAGGATTCAAGGTCATCGGTGACGAGTCCATGCGTATCATCTCTCGCAACAAAAATTCTCAGTACTCCCAACATTGGCGAAAGCCTTTTGGTGAAATCCATCTTCAG ACAGAGAAGGTTGACCTGGAAAACACTGTTGTTGATGAGAGCCAAAGAAAAAGACAAGGGAATGATCAAGAGGCTTCCTCTATATTGGGGCAGGAAAAGTTTAGTG CAAGTGCATGTGGGTCTGAGGATGACAATGAGAGAAATGACGCAGCAGAGGAAGAAACagacgatgatgatgatgatgccACCTTTTTTGACACACGTGATTTTGTATCATCGTCCAGTTCTTTTAAAAGTAATGGATCTGATTTAAAGGCTTCATCCTTTTCTTCAGATGATGAAGGACTCTCTGCAATTGAATTTGAGGAGGATACAGATCCTTCTATTAGATCTGTTGGGACCAACTACCCTCGGGTTAAGCGGCGTAAAAAATTGCCCGAACCTGTTGAGAAAGAGAAAGGCGTCAGTCTTTGGTCATTGATTAAGGATAATATTGGGAAGGATCTAACTAAAGTATGTCTCCCTGTTTATTTTAATGAACCTCTCTCCTCTCTTCAAAAATGCTGTGAAGAAATGGAGTACTCATATCTCCTTGACCGAGCTTATGAATGGGGAAGAAGA GGCAATACTCTTTTGAGGATTCTCAATGTTGCTGCTTTTGCTGTATCTGCCTATGCTTCAACTGATGGGAGAATTTGCAAACCGTTTAATCCATTACTGGGGGAGACATATGAGGCTGACTTTCCAGATAAAGGCTTTCGTTTCGTTTCAGAGAAG GTCAGTCACCACCCTACGATAGTTGCGTGTCACTGTGAAGGTATGGGCTGGAAATTTTGGGCAGATAGCAACTTAAAGAGCAAATTTTGGGGCCGATCAATTCAACTCGATCCTGTTGGTATTTTGACATTAGAGTTTGACGATGGTGAAGTGTTCCAGTGGAGCAAG GTTACTACATCAATATACAATCTCATTTTGGGAAAGTTGTATTGTGATCATTATGGTTCAATGCGCATTCAGGGAAATGGAGCATACTCATGTAAACTGAAATTCAAGGAACAATCTATAATTGATCGCAATCCTCGCCAG GTTCAAGGTGTTGTTCAGGACAGAAATGGAAAAACATTGGCTACATTAATTGGAAAATGGGACGACAGCATGTATTATGTTAATGGCGACTATGGTGGAAAGGGAAAAGGCTATGAATCATTGCCGGAAGCACATCTACTATGGAAGCGGAGCAAGCCTCCCAAGTTTCCTACTAGATATAACTTAACTCGTTTTGCCATCACACTAAACGAACTTACCCCAGGATTAAAG GAAAAGCTACCACCTACGGATTCCAGgttaagaccagatcagaggTATTTGGAAAATGGGGAGTATGAGATGGCAAATTCAGAAAAATTACGGCTAGAGCAGCGACAACGACAG GCTGGGAAGATGCAAGCTAGTGGTTGGGAACCACAATGGTTTGCCAAGGATAAATCAAGCGGTACTTACCGCTACGCAGGAGGATACTGGGAGGCGCGACAACAAAGGAATTGGAACTCCTGTCCTAATATTTTCGGACAAATTCCTTCTGATCATCTCTTAGACCAAGGTTAA
- the LOC127118878 gene encoding oxysterol-binding protein-related protein 1C isoform X3, whose amino-acid sequence MPPLPSSILARSELFSRPASHIVNHSISSGGDCSRGSQRHEQNQLAVIPTAIDVRINDLVGNGISGILQKWVNYGKGWRPRWFVLQDGVLSYYKIHGPDKIVINPETEKGFKVIGDESMRIISRNKNSQYSQHWRKPFGEIHLQTEKVDLENTVVDESQRKRQGNDQEASSILGQEKFSEASACGSEDDNERNDAAEEETDDDDDDATFFDTRDFVSSSSSFKSNGSDLKASSFSSDDEGLSAIEFEEDTDPSIRSVGTNYPRVKRRKKLPEPVEKEKGVSLWSLIKDNIGKDLTKVCLPVYFNEPLSSLQKCCEEMEYSYLLDRAYEWGRRGNTLLRILNVAAFAVSAYASTDGRICKPFNPLLGETYEADFPDKGFRFVSEKVSHHPTIVACHCEGMGWKFWADSNLKSKFWGRSIQLDPVGILTLEFDDGEVFQWSKVTTSIYNLILGKLYCDHYGSMRIQGNGAYSCKLKFKEQSIIDRNPRQVQGVVQDRNGKTLATLIGKWDDSMYYVNGDYGGKGKGYESLPEAHLLWKRSKPPKFPTRYNLTRFAITLNELTPGLKEKLPPTDSRLRPDQRYLENGEYEMANSEKLRLEQRQRQAGKMQASGWEPQWFAKDKSSGTYRYAGGYWEARQQRNWNSCPNIFGQIPSDHLLDQG is encoded by the exons ATGCCTCCTCTTCCGTCCTCCATTTTGGCGAGATCCGAACTGTTCTCCCGACCTGCAAGCCACATCGTCAACCACAGTATCTCCAGCGGCGGTGATTGCAGCCGCGGAAGTCAGCGGCACGAGCAAAATCAGTTGGCAGTGATTCCGACGGCGATTGATGTGAGGATCAACGACCTGGTCGGGAACGGAATATCAGGAATACTTCAGAAGTGGGTGAACTATGGTAAAGGATGGAGGCCTCGGTGGTTCGTGCTACAAGATGGTGTTCTCTCCTATTACAAGATTCATGGACCTGATAAGATCGTAATCAATCCAGAAACTGAGAAAGGATTCAAGGTCATCGGTGACGAGTCCATGCGTATCATCTCTCGCAACAAAAATTCTCAGTACTCCCAACATTGGCGAAAGCCTTTTGGTGAAATCCATCTTCAG ACAGAGAAGGTTGACCTGGAAAACACTGTTGTTGATGAGAGCCAAAGAAAAAGACAAGGGAATGATCAAGAGGCTTCCTCTATATTGGGGCAGGAAAAGTTTAGTG AAGCAAGTGCATGTGGGTCTGAGGATGACAATGAGAGAAATGACGCAGCAGAGGAAGAAACagacgatgatgatgatgatgccACCTTTTTTGACACACGTGATTTTGTATCATCGTCCAGTTCTTTTAAAAGTAATGGATCTGATTTAAAGGCTTCATCCTTTTCTTCAGATGATGAAGGACTCTCTGCAATTGAATTTGAGGAGGATACAGATCCTTCTATTAGATCTGTTGGGACCAACTACCCTCGGGTTAAGCGGCGTAAAAAATTGCCCGAACCTGTTGAGAAAGAGAAAGGCGTCAGTCTTTGGTCATTGATTAAGGATAATATTGGGAAGGATCTAACTAAAGTATGTCTCCCTGTTTATTTTAATGAACCTCTCTCCTCTCTTCAAAAATGCTGTGAAGAAATGGAGTACTCATATCTCCTTGACCGAGCTTATGAATGGGGAAGAAGA GGCAATACTCTTTTGAGGATTCTCAATGTTGCTGCTTTTGCTGTATCTGCCTATGCTTCAACTGATGGGAGAATTTGCAAACCGTTTAATCCATTACTGGGGGAGACATATGAGGCTGACTTTCCAGATAAAGGCTTTCGTTTCGTTTCAGAGAAG GTCAGTCACCACCCTACGATAGTTGCGTGTCACTGTGAAGGTATGGGCTGGAAATTTTGGGCAGATAGCAACTTAAAGAGCAAATTTTGGGGCCGATCAATTCAACTCGATCCTGTTGGTATTTTGACATTAGAGTTTGACGATGGTGAAGTGTTCCAGTGGAGCAAG GTTACTACATCAATATACAATCTCATTTTGGGAAAGTTGTATTGTGATCATTATGGTTCAATGCGCATTCAGGGAAATGGAGCATACTCATGTAAACTGAAATTCAAGGAACAATCTATAATTGATCGCAATCCTCGCCAG GTTCAAGGTGTTGTTCAGGACAGAAATGGAAAAACATTGGCTACATTAATTGGAAAATGGGACGACAGCATGTATTATGTTAATGGCGACTATGGTGGAAAGGGAAAAGGCTATGAATCATTGCCGGAAGCACATCTACTATGGAAGCGGAGCAAGCCTCCCAAGTTTCCTACTAGATATAACTTAACTCGTTTTGCCATCACACTAAACGAACTTACCCCAGGATTAAAG GAAAAGCTACCACCTACGGATTCCAGgttaagaccagatcagaggTATTTGGAAAATGGGGAGTATGAGATGGCAAATTCAGAAAAATTACGGCTAGAGCAGCGACAACGACAG GCTGGGAAGATGCAAGCTAGTGGTTGGGAACCACAATGGTTTGCCAAGGATAAATCAAGCGGTACTTACCGCTACGCAGGAGGATACTGGGAGGCGCGACAACAAAGGAATTGGAACTCCTGTCCTAATATTTTCGGACAAATTCCTTCTGATCATCTCTTAGACCAAGGTTAA